The proteins below are encoded in one region of Sander lucioperca isolate FBNREF2018 chromosome 11, SLUC_FBN_1.2, whole genome shotgun sequence:
- the bend5 gene encoding BEN domain-containing protein 5 isoform X1 — protein sequence MYAFVRFFEDDMCYALPVSNVEDFRPLQKTDFDNQKVYLVHRTEENGSAGQPCEAQILALADTVEEFEDSIMQKKMKIPKMSIKNSGNSIENNFGEERMPLRHKKALSQDHGRPLSNSSKSLAAVVARLERNAASSCMEGEEDLDEDRLAEEGEDADDEDEDMDAEHQQHHHQQQPQHLEVDTDCVSGVAAAVVPRVLYEELVHSYRQQEEEMRRLQQELERTRRQLVQQAKKLKEYGSLLTEVKELRDFNRRLQDVLLMRLGSEPMHDNGTQTIKAEVVEPIVEAQETCREEANTSSSYSPSPRTVYTCNDGKVHLGGGIWVEEEKWHQLQRTQGDSKFTKNLAVMIWGTETLKNRSVTGVATKKKKDALPKPPLSPSKLKIVRECLYDRVSQETADSAEITQRLSKVNKYICEKIMDINKSIKNEERRESKLLIRQTVKMENFTYDGM from the exons ATGTATGCTTTTGTTAGATTCTTTGAAGACGATATGTGCTACGCGTTACCCGTTTCAAATGTCGAAGATTTCAGACCTCTGCAAaaaacagattttgataatcagAAGGTGTATCTGGTTCACAGAACTGAAGAGAATGGCAGCGCAGGCCAGCCGTGCGAAGCACAGATCCTTGCCCTTGCAG ATACAGTAGAGGAATTTGAAGACAGTATAATGCAAAAGAAGATGAAAATTCCCAAGATGTCCATCAAGAATTCAGGAAACTCTATTGAGAACAATTTTGGAGAGGAGAGAATGCCACTCAGGCATAAAAAG GCCCTGTCTCAGGACCATGGACGCCCCCTTTCCAACTCCTCCAAGAGTCTGGCAGCAGTAGTGGCTCGTCTGGAGAGAAATGCAGCCAGCTCCTGTATGGAGGGCGAAGAAGACCTGGATGAGGACCGGCTggcagaggagggagaggatgcAGACGACGAAGATGAAGATATGGATGCAGAGCATCAGCAACATCATCACCAGCAGCAACCACAGCATTTGGAGGTGGACACGGATTGTGTGTCTGGGGTAGCTGCAGCAGTGGTTCCCAGAGTCCTGTATGAGGAACTGGTTCATAGCTACAggcaacaggaggaggagatgaggaGGCTGCAGCAGGAGCTGGAGAGAACCCGCAGGCAGCTGGTGCAGCAAGCCAAGAAGTTAAAGGAATATGGCAGCTTGCTGACAGAAGTCAAAGAATTAAGGGACTTCAACAGGAGGCTGCAAGACGTACTTCTCATGAGATTGGGCAGTG AGCCTATGCATGACAATGGCACTCAGACAATCAAGGCTGAAGTGGTTGAACCCATTGTTGAGGCCCAAGAAACATGCAGAGAAGAAGCCAACACCAGTTCCAGCTACTCACCCTCACCCAGAACAGTATACACCTGCAACGATGGGAAG GTACACCTCGGTGGAGGGATCTgggtggaggaggagaagtgGCATCAGCTGCAGCGGACCCAGGGAGACTCCAAGTTCACAAAGAACCTGGCTGTAATGATCTGGGGCACAGAAACCCTCAAGAACCGTAGCGTCACTGGAGTGGCCACCAAAAAGAAGAAAGATGCCCTGCCCAAACCTCCACTGTCGCCCAGCAAACTGAAAATTGTCAGAG AGTGTCTCTACGACAGAGTGTCTCAAGAGACAGCGGACAGTGCAGAGATTACGCAGAGATTGTCCAAAGTGAACAAATACATCTGTGAAAAAATAATGGACATCAACAAGTCCATCAAGAACGAGGAGCGGCGGGAGTCCAAGCTGCTCATTCGACAGACAGTCAAGATGGAGAACTTCACCTACGATGGCATGTAG
- the bend5 gene encoding BEN domain-containing protein 5 isoform X2 produces MLLLDSLKTICATRYPFQMSKISDLCKKQILIIRRCIWFTELKRMAAQASRAKHRSLPLQALSQDHGRPLSNSSKSLAAVVARLERNAASSCMEGEEDLDEDRLAEEGEDADDEDEDMDAEHQQHHHQQQPQHLEVDTDCVSGVAAAVVPRVLYEELVHSYRQQEEEMRRLQQELERTRRQLVQQAKKLKEYGSLLTEVKELRDFNRRLQDVLLMRLGSEPMHDNGTQTIKAEVVEPIVEAQETCREEANTSSSYSPSPRTVYTCNDGKVHLGGGIWVEEEKWHQLQRTQGDSKFTKNLAVMIWGTETLKNRSVTGVATKKKKDALPKPPLSPSKLKIVRECLYDRVSQETADSAEITQRLSKVNKYICEKIMDINKSIKNEERRESKLLIRQTVKMENFTYDGM; encoded by the exons ATGCTTTTGTTAGATTCTTTGAAGACGATATGTGCTACGCGTTACCCGTTTCAAATGTCGAAGATTTCAGACCTCTGCAAaaaacagattttgataatcagAAGGTGTATCTGGTTCACAGAACTGAAGAGAATGGCAGCGCAGGCCAGCCGTGCGAAGCACAGATCCTTGCCCTTGCAG GCCCTGTCTCAGGACCATGGACGCCCCCTTTCCAACTCCTCCAAGAGTCTGGCAGCAGTAGTGGCTCGTCTGGAGAGAAATGCAGCCAGCTCCTGTATGGAGGGCGAAGAAGACCTGGATGAGGACCGGCTggcagaggagggagaggatgcAGACGACGAAGATGAAGATATGGATGCAGAGCATCAGCAACATCATCACCAGCAGCAACCACAGCATTTGGAGGTGGACACGGATTGTGTGTCTGGGGTAGCTGCAGCAGTGGTTCCCAGAGTCCTGTATGAGGAACTGGTTCATAGCTACAggcaacaggaggaggagatgaggaGGCTGCAGCAGGAGCTGGAGAGAACCCGCAGGCAGCTGGTGCAGCAAGCCAAGAAGTTAAAGGAATATGGCAGCTTGCTGACAGAAGTCAAAGAATTAAGGGACTTCAACAGGAGGCTGCAAGACGTACTTCTCATGAGATTGGGCAGTG AGCCTATGCATGACAATGGCACTCAGACAATCAAGGCTGAAGTGGTTGAACCCATTGTTGAGGCCCAAGAAACATGCAGAGAAGAAGCCAACACCAGTTCCAGCTACTCACCCTCACCCAGAACAGTATACACCTGCAACGATGGGAAG GTACACCTCGGTGGAGGGATCTgggtggaggaggagaagtgGCATCAGCTGCAGCGGACCCAGGGAGACTCCAAGTTCACAAAGAACCTGGCTGTAATGATCTGGGGCACAGAAACCCTCAAGAACCGTAGCGTCACTGGAGTGGCCACCAAAAAGAAGAAAGATGCCCTGCCCAAACCTCCACTGTCGCCCAGCAAACTGAAAATTGTCAGAG AGTGTCTCTACGACAGAGTGTCTCAAGAGACAGCGGACAGTGCAGAGATTACGCAGAGATTGTCCAAAGTGAACAAATACATCTGTGAAAAAATAATGGACATCAACAAGTCCATCAAGAACGAGGAGCGGCGGGAGTCCAAGCTGCTCATTCGACAGACAGTCAAGATGGAGAACTTCACCTACGATGGCATGTAG
- the bend5 gene encoding BEN domain-containing protein 5 isoform X4, with protein sequence MAAQASRAKHRSLPLQALSQDHGRPLSNSSKSLAAVVARLERNAASSCMEGEEDLDEDRLAEEGEDADDEDEDMDAEHQQHHHQQQPQHLEVDTDCVSGVAAAVVPRVLYEELVHSYRQQEEEMRRLQQELERTRRQLVQQAKKLKEYGSLLTEVKELRDFNRRLQDVLLMRLGSEPMHDNGTQTIKAEVVEPIVEAQETCREEANTSSSYSPSPRTVYTCNDGKVHLGGGIWVEEEKWHQLQRTQGDSKFTKNLAVMIWGTETLKNRSVTGVATKKKKDALPKPPLSPSKLKIVRECLYDRVSQETADSAEITQRLSKVNKYICEKIMDINKSIKNEERRESKLLIRQTVKMENFTYDGM encoded by the exons ATGGCAGCGCAGGCCAGCCGTGCGAAGCACAGATCCTTGCCCTTGCAG GCCCTGTCTCAGGACCATGGACGCCCCCTTTCCAACTCCTCCAAGAGTCTGGCAGCAGTAGTGGCTCGTCTGGAGAGAAATGCAGCCAGCTCCTGTATGGAGGGCGAAGAAGACCTGGATGAGGACCGGCTggcagaggagggagaggatgcAGACGACGAAGATGAAGATATGGATGCAGAGCATCAGCAACATCATCACCAGCAGCAACCACAGCATTTGGAGGTGGACACGGATTGTGTGTCTGGGGTAGCTGCAGCAGTGGTTCCCAGAGTCCTGTATGAGGAACTGGTTCATAGCTACAggcaacaggaggaggagatgaggaGGCTGCAGCAGGAGCTGGAGAGAACCCGCAGGCAGCTGGTGCAGCAAGCCAAGAAGTTAAAGGAATATGGCAGCTTGCTGACAGAAGTCAAAGAATTAAGGGACTTCAACAGGAGGCTGCAAGACGTACTTCTCATGAGATTGGGCAGTG AGCCTATGCATGACAATGGCACTCAGACAATCAAGGCTGAAGTGGTTGAACCCATTGTTGAGGCCCAAGAAACATGCAGAGAAGAAGCCAACACCAGTTCCAGCTACTCACCCTCACCCAGAACAGTATACACCTGCAACGATGGGAAG GTACACCTCGGTGGAGGGATCTgggtggaggaggagaagtgGCATCAGCTGCAGCGGACCCAGGGAGACTCCAAGTTCACAAAGAACCTGGCTGTAATGATCTGGGGCACAGAAACCCTCAAGAACCGTAGCGTCACTGGAGTGGCCACCAAAAAGAAGAAAGATGCCCTGCCCAAACCTCCACTGTCGCCCAGCAAACTGAAAATTGTCAGAG AGTGTCTCTACGACAGAGTGTCTCAAGAGACAGCGGACAGTGCAGAGATTACGCAGAGATTGTCCAAAGTGAACAAATACATCTGTGAAAAAATAATGGACATCAACAAGTCCATCAAGAACGAGGAGCGGCGGGAGTCCAAGCTGCTCATTCGACAGACAGTCAAGATGGAGAACTTCACCTACGATGGCATGTAG
- the bend5 gene encoding BEN domain-containing protein 5 isoform X3 → MQKKMKIPKMSIKNSGNSIENNFGEERMPLRHKKALSQDHGRPLSNSSKSLAAVVARLERNAASSCMEGEEDLDEDRLAEEGEDADDEDEDMDAEHQQHHHQQQPQHLEVDTDCVSGVAAAVVPRVLYEELVHSYRQQEEEMRRLQQELERTRRQLVQQAKKLKEYGSLLTEVKELRDFNRRLQDVLLMRLGSEPMHDNGTQTIKAEVVEPIVEAQETCREEANTSSSYSPSPRTVYTCNDGKVHLGGGIWVEEEKWHQLQRTQGDSKFTKNLAVMIWGTETLKNRSVTGVATKKKKDALPKPPLSPSKLKIVRECLYDRVSQETADSAEITQRLSKVNKYICEKIMDINKSIKNEERRESKLLIRQTVKMENFTYDGM, encoded by the exons ATGCAAAAGAAGATGAAAATTCCCAAGATGTCCATCAAGAATTCAGGAAACTCTATTGAGAACAATTTTGGAGAGGAGAGAATGCCACTCAGGCATAAAAAG GCCCTGTCTCAGGACCATGGACGCCCCCTTTCCAACTCCTCCAAGAGTCTGGCAGCAGTAGTGGCTCGTCTGGAGAGAAATGCAGCCAGCTCCTGTATGGAGGGCGAAGAAGACCTGGATGAGGACCGGCTggcagaggagggagaggatgcAGACGACGAAGATGAAGATATGGATGCAGAGCATCAGCAACATCATCACCAGCAGCAACCACAGCATTTGGAGGTGGACACGGATTGTGTGTCTGGGGTAGCTGCAGCAGTGGTTCCCAGAGTCCTGTATGAGGAACTGGTTCATAGCTACAggcaacaggaggaggagatgaggaGGCTGCAGCAGGAGCTGGAGAGAACCCGCAGGCAGCTGGTGCAGCAAGCCAAGAAGTTAAAGGAATATGGCAGCTTGCTGACAGAAGTCAAAGAATTAAGGGACTTCAACAGGAGGCTGCAAGACGTACTTCTCATGAGATTGGGCAGTG AGCCTATGCATGACAATGGCACTCAGACAATCAAGGCTGAAGTGGTTGAACCCATTGTTGAGGCCCAAGAAACATGCAGAGAAGAAGCCAACACCAGTTCCAGCTACTCACCCTCACCCAGAACAGTATACACCTGCAACGATGGGAAG GTACACCTCGGTGGAGGGATCTgggtggaggaggagaagtgGCATCAGCTGCAGCGGACCCAGGGAGACTCCAAGTTCACAAAGAACCTGGCTGTAATGATCTGGGGCACAGAAACCCTCAAGAACCGTAGCGTCACTGGAGTGGCCACCAAAAAGAAGAAAGATGCCCTGCCCAAACCTCCACTGTCGCCCAGCAAACTGAAAATTGTCAGAG AGTGTCTCTACGACAGAGTGTCTCAAGAGACAGCGGACAGTGCAGAGATTACGCAGAGATTGTCCAAAGTGAACAAATACATCTGTGAAAAAATAATGGACATCAACAAGTCCATCAAGAACGAGGAGCGGCGGGAGTCCAAGCTGCTCATTCGACAGACAGTCAAGATGGAGAACTTCACCTACGATGGCATGTAG